One Pirellulales bacterium DNA window includes the following coding sequences:
- a CDS encoding proton-conducting transporter membrane subunit, with translation MIDRPLPERNINGLARLTMVTGLLAALGVLMAMLIEGTRLVTVLSAEWIRLPHYHFVLKFVFDRLSVPLVILTFLLCGVIVSFATRYMHRERGYNRFFTLFAIFIVGMVTACLAGTIETLFVGWELVGLSSALLVAFLQERPAPVRSGLHIWIIYRVSDAALLLAAILMHHMLGEGDFGRLLATNSLHPWPEGATVATAVQALVIGLLLVIAAAGKSALVPFSGWLPRAMEGPTPSSAVFYGALSVHLGAFLLLRMNPLLVASHALALLVIVLGLVTAIYAHLVGSVQTDIKSVLSFASLTQVGLIVAEIGLGAWIPALWYVALAHLLGHACVRTLQFVRAPMLLQDYRRLEGAIGGRLRRPDARYLHLLPVRFRSWIYIFALERGYLDSILMEFVVAPFVNLFRGFDKIERQWGDFLAGRRPSAASTTSAQAQPVADVARPVP, from the coding sequence TGATCGAGGGGACGCGGCTCGTCACGGTGCTATCCGCTGAATGGATTCGTCTTCCCCACTACCACTTTGTCTTAAAGTTCGTGTTCGACCGGCTCTCGGTCCCACTCGTGATCCTGACATTCCTGCTGTGCGGCGTCATCGTGTCGTTTGCCACGCGTTACATGCATCGGGAGCGGGGTTACAACCGATTCTTCACGTTGTTTGCGATTTTTATCGTTGGCATGGTTACGGCATGTCTGGCAGGTACCATCGAAACCCTATTCGTTGGATGGGAACTGGTCGGCCTGTCCAGTGCGCTACTTGTCGCTTTCCTCCAGGAACGGCCGGCTCCGGTTCGTAGCGGCCTCCACATCTGGATCATCTATCGCGTCTCGGACGCCGCTCTGTTGCTGGCTGCGATCCTGATGCATCACATGCTGGGGGAAGGTGACTTCGGACGGCTCTTGGCCACTAATTCCTTGCACCCGTGGCCAGAAGGTGCAACCGTGGCGACCGCGGTCCAGGCACTTGTGATCGGTTTGCTCCTCGTGATCGCTGCTGCGGGGAAGTCGGCGCTGGTGCCATTTTCGGGCTGGCTCCCGCGGGCGATGGAAGGGCCGACGCCGTCGAGTGCTGTCTTCTATGGGGCCCTCTCCGTCCATCTTGGCGCATTTCTTCTCTTGCGAATGAATCCGCTGCTTGTTGCCTCGCATGCGCTCGCGCTGTTAGTCATCGTCCTGGGATTGGTGACCGCAATTTACGCACATTTGGTGGGGAGCGTCCAGACGGACATCAAGAGCGTGCTCTCCTTCGCCTCGCTCACGCAAGTCGGGTTGATCGTGGCCGAAATCGGGCTGGGGGCCTGGATCCCTGCCCTCTGGTACGTAGCGCTTGCGCACCTTCTCGGACATGCATGCGTTCGGACGCTGCAATTCGTCCGTGCGCCCATGCTGCTGCAGGATTACCGCCGCTTGGAAGGTGCGATAGGCGGCCGGTTGCGACGGCCCGATGCCCGCTACCTGCACCTGTTGCCGGTTCGGTTTCGCTCGTGGATCTACATATTCGCGCTGGAGCGCGGCTATCTCGACTCGATTTTGATGGAGTTCGTGGTGGCACCTTTCGTCAATCTATTCCGTGGCTTCGACAAGATCGAGCGGCAGTGGGGCGATTTCCTCGCGGGTCGACGACCGAGCGCAGCGTCCACGACTTCGGCGCAGGCCCAACCAGTTGCTGACGTGGCGAGGCCCGTACCATGA